The Candidatus Angelobacter sp. genome window below encodes:
- a CDS encoding trypsin-like peptidase domain-containing protein, protein MPKKLFCVFLVAVFAAKVQGAEPERSVVQIMTFSQQPDWDAPWRFDPVRRSSGSGFFIKGKRIMTNAHVVSWARQILVHRYQDPRPYLAHVKFVAHDCDLALLEVEDEGFFSGLEPLRFGDLPPVRSSVVTCGYPAGGEQISYTRGVVSRIELQNYAHSSNRAFLTVQTDAAINPGNSGGPVLQDDLVVGVAFQGMPGLENTGFFIPPPVIQHFLRDIEDGRYGGFPMAGIRVVPLQNPAYRRYLKLPDNDAGARVDSLLPIATTEKLIQPDDVLMRVGKYDVASDGTVLYEGNRVSASAAFQTAQRGESLPLRIWRQGKETEISLPMNVYEGDRSVGNQYDVLPRYFVYAGLVFTPLSLDYMKTLGQGWRDSANAELIYELYYRRNETPDSARLEPVVLASTLAHPVNANFKISHHALVDKINGVRINRLEDVVRAFESATNTHHVIEYVPNHAFETLNRAAAETAQAEILKTYSVPRDRRL, encoded by the coding sequence GTGCCAAAGAAGCTCTTCTGCGTCTTCCTGGTGGCAGTTTTCGCGGCAAAGGTTCAGGGCGCCGAACCCGAACGGTCCGTCGTCCAGATCATGACCTTCAGCCAGCAGCCGGATTGGGATGCGCCCTGGCGGTTTGATCCCGTCCGTCGCAGCAGCGGCTCGGGTTTCTTTATCAAGGGCAAACGCATCATGACCAACGCCCACGTGGTGAGCTGGGCCCGACAGATACTGGTGCACCGCTACCAGGATCCCCGTCCCTACCTCGCGCACGTGAAATTTGTCGCGCACGACTGCGACCTCGCCCTGCTCGAGGTCGAGGACGAAGGCTTCTTCAGCGGTCTTGAACCCCTCAGGTTCGGTGATCTGCCCCCGGTCCGCTCGTCCGTCGTAACCTGCGGTTACCCGGCCGGAGGCGAACAGATTTCCTACACACGCGGGGTGGTGTCGCGGATCGAGTTGCAAAACTACGCCCACAGCAGCAATCGCGCGTTCCTCACCGTTCAGACAGATGCCGCGATCAATCCAGGAAACAGCGGCGGCCCGGTCTTGCAGGACGATCTCGTCGTCGGCGTCGCGTTCCAGGGAATGCCCGGCCTCGAGAACACCGGCTTCTTCATCCCGCCGCCCGTCATTCAGCACTTTCTTAGGGACATCGAAGACGGCCGCTATGGCGGTTTTCCCATGGCCGGCATCCGTGTGGTGCCGCTGCAGAATCCCGCGTACCGCCGGTACTTGAAACTTCCGGACAACGACGCAGGAGCGCGCGTGGACAGCCTGCTGCCGATCGCGACGACGGAGAAATTGATCCAGCCGGACGACGTGCTGATGCGCGTGGGCAAGTACGACGTCGCCAGCGATGGAACCGTGTTGTACGAAGGGAACCGCGTTTCCGCGTCGGCGGCGTTTCAAACCGCCCAGCGCGGGGAGAGTCTGCCACTGAGAATCTGGCGGCAGGGAAAGGAGACCGAAATTTCGCTGCCAATGAACGTCTATGAAGGCGACCGATCCGTGGGGAATCAATACGACGTGCTCCCGCGTTATTTTGTCTATGCCGGACTCGTGTTCACTCCGCTAAGCCTTGATTACATGAAGACCCTCGGACAGGGCTGGCGCGATTCGGCCAATGCCGAGTTGATTTACGAGTTATACTACCGGCGCAACGAGACGCCGGACAGCGCGCGGCTCGAGCCCGTGGTGCTCGCTTCAACGCTGGCGCATCCGGTCAACGCGAATTTTAAGATCTCCCATCACGCGCTGGTGGACAAAATCAACGGCGTGCGTATCAACCGGCTCGAAGATGTAGTGCGCGCCTTTGAATCCGCAACGAACACGCATCACGTCATCGAATACGTTCCCAATCACGCGTTCGAAACGCTGAACCGCGCCGCCGCCGAAACCGCGCAGGCGGAAATCCTGAAAACCTACAGCGTCCCCCGTGACCGCCGGCTATGA
- a CDS encoding RraA family protein — MMKLSPDELNALRKLSTPTVSNAIELFDVRPRNRGFMSPEIRSLFPEFGVMVGYAVTARFAAREPGVQPASRHDFWKRILEFPEPRVVVMQDLDEPPGVGAYFGEVQTNIHRRLGCVGVITNGHVRDLDEVHALGFQYFARSVCVSHAWVHLVDFGSPVEVGGMTVCSGDLIHADQHGVLIVPANIARQIPEAAENVARREQRIIAHCQAADFSLEELKRRVEAD, encoded by the coding sequence ATGATGAAGCTTTCGCCTGACGAACTCAACGCGTTGCGGAAACTGAGCACACCGACGGTTTCAAACGCCATTGAGCTGTTTGACGTACGTCCGCGCAACCGGGGTTTTATGTCACCTGAGATACGGAGCCTGTTTCCGGAGTTCGGGGTGATGGTCGGTTATGCCGTGACCGCGCGATTTGCCGCCAGAGAACCGGGGGTACAACCCGCGTCACGCCACGATTTCTGGAAGCGCATCCTGGAATTCCCGGAGCCGCGCGTCGTCGTGATGCAGGACCTCGATGAACCGCCGGGTGTCGGCGCCTATTTTGGAGAGGTCCAGACCAATATACACCGGCGTCTGGGCTGTGTTGGCGTCATCACCAACGGCCATGTGCGCGACCTCGACGAAGTTCATGCGCTGGGCTTCCAGTATTTTGCCCGGAGCGTTTGTGTCTCCCACGCCTGGGTGCATCTGGTCGATTTCGGATCGCCAGTCGAAGTCGGTGGAATGACCGTTTGCTCCGGCGATCTGATTCATGCGGACCAACATGGTGTGTTGATCGTCCCGGCGAATATCGCGCGCCAGATTCCGGAGGCTGCGGAGAACGTGGCCCGACGCGAGCAGCGCATCATCGCGCACTGCCAGGCCGCGGATTTCTCGCTGGAGGAATTAAAGCGGCGAGTGGAAGCCGATTAG
- the gmd gene encoding GDP-mannose 4,6-dehydratase gives MAKKALITGITGQDGSYLAELLLSKGYEVHGIIRRASTFNTGRLDPIYADPHASQSRLFLHYGDLSDASALARLIGKIQPDEVYNLAAQSHVRVSFDSPEYTTDITATGAVRLLEAIRETGIKPRFYQASSSEMFGKVREIPQTEKTPFYPRSPYGCAKVYAYWITVNYRESYGLHASNGILFNHESPRRGETFVTRKITRAVAHIQAGLQTRLYLGNLDAKRDWGYAKEYVEAMWLMLQQDQSDDYVIATNETHSIRDFLDAAFGHASLDWRKHVEIDPRYYRPAEVEVLIGDYSKAKRKLGWEPATKFADLVRLMVDADIKLLKDHREGRIKVAG, from the coding sequence ATGGCCAAAAAAGCGCTGATCACCGGGATTACCGGCCAGGATGGATCCTACCTGGCCGAGTTGCTATTGTCCAAGGGCTACGAGGTTCACGGTATCATCCGGCGGGCGAGCACGTTTAACACAGGGCGGCTGGATCCGATTTACGCCGACCCCCATGCCAGCCAGTCCCGCCTGTTTCTGCATTACGGCGATCTGAGCGACGCAAGTGCGCTGGCGCGGTTGATCGGCAAAATCCAACCGGACGAGGTTTACAACCTGGCCGCTCAAAGCCATGTGCGGGTGAGTTTCGACAGCCCTGAATACACGACTGACATTACCGCCACGGGCGCAGTACGACTGCTGGAGGCTATTCGAGAGACGGGTATCAAGCCGCGGTTTTATCAAGCTTCGTCCAGCGAAATGTTCGGGAAAGTGCGCGAGATTCCACAGACGGAGAAAACGCCCTTTTACCCGCGCAGCCCCTATGGATGCGCGAAAGTGTATGCCTATTGGATCACTGTCAATTACCGGGAATCCTACGGGTTGCACGCCAGCAATGGGATTTTGTTTAATCACGAATCGCCGCGGCGCGGCGAAACTTTCGTCACGCGCAAGATTACCCGGGCAGTCGCCCACATCCAGGCGGGTTTGCAGACCAGGCTTTATCTCGGCAACCTCGACGCGAAGCGCGATTGGGGCTACGCAAAGGAATATGTCGAAGCCATGTGGTTGATGCTCCAGCAGGACCAATCGGATGATTACGTCATTGCCACCAACGAGACGCATTCAATACGAGATTTTCTGGATGCCGCTTTCGGCCACGCGAGCCTGGACTGGAGGAAGCACGTGGAAATCGACCCGCGCTATTATCGGCCTGCGGAAGTGGAGGTATTGATCGGGGACTACAGCAAGGCGAAACGTAAATTGGGTTGGGAGCCGGCGACGAAATTTGCCGATCTGGTCCGGCTGATGGTGGACGCGGACATCAAGCTCCTCAAGGACCATCGAGAAGGCCGGATCAAGGTTGCGGGTTGA
- a CDS encoding nucleoside-diphosphate kinase has protein sequence MNHVQETLVLIKPDALERGLAGEVIRRFESAGLRIGNARLATPSLLMVEKHYADLKSKNPRAFDRNTRYLARKNVLALVLCGVNAIAKVRTLIGSTEPAAAPPGTVRGDFSSDTIKFADSQDRGLYNLVHAADSPGSARREIKLWFG, from the coding sequence ATGAACCACGTTCAAGAAACCTTGGTGCTTATTAAACCTGATGCGCTGGAGCGCGGCCTGGCCGGGGAAGTCATCCGTCGGTTCGAATCCGCAGGCTTGAGGATTGGCAACGCGCGTCTGGCCACGCCTTCTCTTTTGATGGTTGAAAAGCACTATGCCGATCTGAAATCTAAAAACCCCCGTGCATTCGACCGGAACACCCGTTATCTGGCCCGAAAAAACGTCCTCGCTCTTGTCCTCTGCGGTGTGAACGCCATCGCGAAGGTGCGGACGTTGATCGGCTCGACGGAACCGGCGGCGGCGCCACCGGGAACGGTCCGCGGTGATTTCAGTTCGGACACGATCAAATTTGCCGATTCCCAGGATAGGGGATTATACAACCTCGTTCATGCGGCCGACTCGCCAGGCTCCGCCCGGCGCGAAATCAAGCTTTGGTTCGGATAG
- a CDS encoding YiiX/YebB-like N1pC/P60 family cysteine hydrolase, translating into MKPTRTGSMFMRRLSGLAVSLMVFYLLLLIPDPDPVLPAGTNQTPFAWNRDAYWASLETQFKDARAVGCDSLAGGIDSALLKAIRLIDEISAERRAPDDPKFGLLETNLLQLAPMIGACSKRLPDFARLFNRVRVAVKNQSKHWDMNSVEARQTTYRLIYGGRAALEELMLQAPDKAWPPIVDGGDEPSQTPSVEILGVALHSGDILVSRGGAPTSALIARGNDFPGNFSHVALVHADEKSRGLSVIEAHIERGVVVSSLADYLADKKLRVMALRLRADLPLLLSDPQLPHKVASWALQEAKSRHIPYDFEMNYHDHAKQFCSEVASAAYERVGIRLWMGISHLSSRGITTWLSAFGAKFFETQEPSDLEYDPQLSVVAEWRDPGVLFQDHADNAVIDVMLEGADAGEQLGYPRLMLPFARLAKGYSLAMNVFGRAGLIPEGMSATAAVRHKAFSRRHAAIKARLLVLADGFKRRNGYAAPYWELVKLARKAKNETKS; encoded by the coding sequence ATGAAGCCAACCAGGACCGGATCCATGTTCATGCGGAGACTTTCGGGATTGGCAGTCTCACTGATGGTTTTTTACCTGTTGCTTCTCATTCCCGACCCCGACCCTGTCCTGCCCGCGGGCACAAACCAGACGCCGTTCGCGTGGAACCGGGACGCCTACTGGGCGTCGCTCGAAACGCAATTCAAGGACGCACGCGCCGTCGGGTGCGACAGCCTTGCCGGAGGAATCGACTCGGCACTTTTGAAAGCAATCCGTTTGATCGATGAAATCAGCGCGGAACGACGTGCTCCCGACGACCCAAAATTCGGCCTGCTCGAAACGAACCTGCTCCAGCTGGCGCCGATGATTGGTGCCTGCTCGAAACGACTGCCCGACTTTGCCCGCCTTTTCAACCGGGTGCGTGTTGCCGTAAAGAATCAGTCGAAGCATTGGGACATGAATTCGGTCGAAGCCCGGCAGACGACGTATCGCCTCATTTACGGCGGGCGGGCCGCGCTTGAAGAATTGATGTTACAAGCGCCGGACAAGGCCTGGCCGCCGATCGTCGATGGCGGGGATGAACCATCGCAAACCCCTTCCGTCGAGATTCTAGGGGTAGCCCTTCACAGTGGAGACATCCTTGTCTCGCGTGGCGGCGCGCCGACGTCCGCCTTGATCGCCCGGGGCAACGATTTTCCCGGGAATTTTTCGCACGTCGCGCTTGTTCACGCGGACGAAAAGAGCCGTGGCCTTTCAGTCATCGAAGCACACATCGAACGAGGCGTGGTGGTTTCCTCGCTTGCAGACTATCTGGCCGACAAAAAGCTGCGCGTCATGGCGCTGCGCCTGCGGGCCGATCTGCCCTTGCTGTTGTCCGACCCGCAGTTGCCGCACAAGGTCGCTTCGTGGGCGCTTCAGGAAGCAAAGAGCCGCCATATTCCTTATGATTTTGAAATGAATTACCACGACCACGCGAAACAATTCTGCTCGGAAGTCGCTTCGGCGGCTTACGAACGGGTGGGAATCCGGCTCTGGATGGGGATTTCACACCTGTCGTCGCGGGGGATAACAACGTGGCTCTCTGCTTTCGGTGCGAAATTTTTTGAAACTCAGGAACCTTCGGATCTGGAGTACGACCCGCAGCTCTCCGTCGTTGCTGAATGGCGCGACCCCGGCGTGCTGTTTCAGGACCACGCCGACAACGCAGTGATCGACGTGATGCTTGAGGGTGCCGATGCCGGGGAACAACTGGGTTACCCGCGGCTCATGCTCCCGTTCGCGCGGTTGGCAAAAGGATACAGCCTTGCGATGAACGTGTTTGGGCGGGCAGGTCTCATCCCCGAAGGCATGAGCGCCACTGCTGCGGTGAGGCACAAGGCATTTTCGAGAAGGCACGCCGCAATCAAGGCGCGCCTGCTCGTGCTGGCCGATGGATTCAAGAGGCGGAATGGCTACGCAGCTCCCTATTGGGAGTTGGTCAAACTGGCGAGAAAGGCGAAAAATGAAACGAAGTCTTGA